The Bacteroidota bacterium genome window below encodes:
- the crcB gene encoding fluoride efflux transporter CrcB — protein MKYLYLIAGGSIGTLLRFLTSSWMLEAFPTSKFPWGTFFINLSGSLVIGILAGLNQTSELNINLRLFLFAGLLGGFTTYSGYALETFSLIKSNNLTLALAYILSTTLLGVLLAAAGFWMSSSISTLK, from the coding sequence TTGAAATACTTATATCTTATTGCAGGCGGTTCAATTGGAACTCTCCTCAGATTTTTAACTTCCTCATGGATGCTCGAAGCCTTTCCGACTTCGAAGTTTCCATGGGGAACTTTTTTTATTAACTTATCCGGCTCACTTGTGATAGGAATTCTTGCAGGATTAAATCAAACAAGTGAACTAAACATCAATCTTCGTCTTTTCCTTTTTGCAGGATTACTTGGAGGCTTTACAACCTACTCCGGATATGCACTTGAAACTTTTAGTCTTATAAAATCAAACAACCTGACTCTTGCACTCGCTTATATCCTATCTACTACACTGCTGGGTGTTTTGCTTGCAGCAGCAGGATTCTGGATGAGTTCATCAATTTCTACTTTAAAATAA
- a CDS encoding DUF3078 domain-containing protein → MNKKYLLFILACMFSSAYGQTAEKDTSWKSGGFIGINFTQVNLSQWSAGGENSLSLAASASLFSNYLKGKNDWQNSLDLGYAILKSGQDGVRKSDDKIDFTSKYGRKFSDKWLYSALVNFKSQFSNGYAYPDDSTVVSKLMSPGYLTTAIGFTYKPVDYFEVFISPTTGKFTFVTDQTLSNLGAYGVDSGKTVRSEFGAYLNMKFKKDIMENITLTSKLELFNNYTDKDKNNAKKIDVNFENQINMKVNKYFTASILLVVVYDANVIERTQFKELIGVGFGYKFGKS, encoded by the coding sequence ATGAACAAAAAGTATCTATTATTCATCTTAGCATGTATGTTCTCTTCTGCGTATGGACAAACTGCCGAGAAAGACACCAGCTGGAAATCAGGTGGTTTTATCGGAATTAACTTCACACAAGTTAATTTATCGCAATGGTCTGCCGGGGGCGAAAACTCTTTGAGTCTTGCTGCCAGCGCCAGCCTCTTCTCTAATTATCTTAAAGGCAAAAACGACTGGCAAAACTCACTTGACCTTGGTTATGCGATTCTAAAATCCGGACAGGATGGAGTTCGTAAAAGTGATGACAAAATTGACTTCACTTCTAAATATGGCCGGAAGTTCAGCGACAAATGGTTGTATTCAGCATTGGTCAATTTTAAAAGTCAGTTTAGTAATGGTTACGCATATCCTGATGACAGCACCGTTGTTTCAAAATTGATGTCACCCGGTTATCTGACAACTGCAATTGGTTTCACTTATAAACCGGTCGATTATTTTGAAGTCTTCATTTCTCCTACTACCGGCAAGTTTACTTTTGTGACTGACCAGACTTTGTCAAACCTGGGCGCATATGGAGTAGATTCAGGTAAAACAGTTCGTTCTGAATTCGGAGCTTACTTAAATATGAAATTCAAGAAAGATATCATGGAAAACATCACACTGACTTCAAAGCTTGAATTGTTCAACAACTATACAGACAAAGATAAAAACAATGCTAAAAAGATCGATGTGAATTTCGAGAATCAGATCAACATGAAGGTCAACAAATATTTCACTGCTTCTATTCTGCTTGTTGTTGTTTATGATGCAAACGTTATCGAAAGAACTCAGTTCAAAGAATTGATCGGTGTTGGATTTGGTTATAAATTCGGAAAAAGCTAA